In the genome of Dyadobacter fermentans DSM 18053, the window CGGAAATATCCAGGCGGGCTACAACATCATTTTTACAATCTGCGGTTTTACTTATCTTGTGGCGTGGCTGATTATCCATTGGCTCACCCGAACGCCCAAGGTGGTAGAATTAGAAGAATTGCAATGACAACTTTAAGAAGAACCGACTCGGAAGACCCGGATTTCATCACTTTGGTAAAACTGCTCGACGCCGAACTGGCGGAGCGCGACGGCGCCGACCACGGTTTTTATTCCCAATTCAACAAAATCGACAAGATCCGCCACGTCGTGGTATGCTATGAAAACGGCCAGCCCGTCGGCTGCGGCGCGGTGAAGCCATTCGACGACGAGGCGATGGAGGTAAAACGCATGTATGTTTCACCCGCAGGACGCCAAAAAGGCATCGCAAGCCGCGTCTTAGCCGAGCTGGAAACGTGGGCCGCCGAAATGGGCTACACCAAATGCGTGCTGGAAACCGGCAAGCGCCAACCCGAGGCCATCGCCTTGTACGAAAGGCGAGGCTACCTGCGCACACCCAATTACGGGCAATATGTGGGGGTTGAAAACAGCGTATGCTTTGAAAAATCTTTGAATGGCTAGGCAGCCTAGTCCGCCTGCGTAATATGCTTCTTATGCTCCTTGCCCCATTCGATCATAGCGAGGATGATGTTTCCGAATGTTTTGCAGTAGGGTGTGGATTCGTATTCGACCAGCACCGGGGAGTCGGGGTAGACGGTGCGTTTGATGAGCTTGTTCATTTCCATTTCCTTCAATTCCCTTGAAAGCATGCGGGTGGTGATGCCCGGGATGCTTCGTTCGATTTCCCGGAAACGCTTGTTTCCATTGCATATCGA includes:
- a CDS encoding winged helix-turn-helix transcriptional regulator; the encoded protein is MQKTAEIRNQAEEVKALQDTIYVIGGKWKLPIINSICNGNKRFREIERSIPGITTRMLSRELKEMEMNKLIKRTVYPDSPVLVEYESTPYCKTFGNIILAMIEWGKEHKKHITQAD
- a CDS encoding GNAT family N-acetyltransferase — its product is MTTLRRTDSEDPDFITLVKLLDAELAERDGADHGFYSQFNKIDKIRHVVVCYENGQPVGCGAVKPFDDEAMEVKRMYVSPAGRQKGIASRVLAELETWAAEMGYTKCVLETGKRQPEAIALYERRGYLRTPNYGQYVGVENSVCFEKSLNG